In Natronomonas halophila, one DNA window encodes the following:
- a CDS encoding GtrA family protein, producing the protein MIVQLLRYGISSLGGLIFNLLLLSALVEIADVGEIPAAVVSAGIALLLTFALNQGWVFSQYQAKSKQVLAKRASFYYIIMIGGKSANIVIYSVLLKLNIWYPLAWVIGSGIVFGVTFLLNRNIWTRTAD; encoded by the coding sequence ATGATAGTACAGCTCCTTCGATATGGTATCTCCAGCCTCGGAGGTCTAATTTTTAATTTATTATTGCTATCCGCTCTTGTTGAGATAGCTGATGTAGGCGAAATCCCCGCAGCAGTAGTTTCTGCTGGAATCGCCCTTTTACTCACATTTGCGCTGAACCAGGGCTGGGTATTCAGTCAATATCAAGCTAAGTCCAAACAAGTACTTGCGAAAAGAGCATCTTTTTATTATATCATTATGATTGGGGGGAAATCTGCAAATATAGTAATCTATTCTGTTTTATTAAAACTGAATATCTGGTATCCACTTGCGTGGGTAATTGGGAGTGGAATCGTATTCGGAGTGACGTTCCTACTGAACCGGAATATTTGGACCAGAACAGCTGACTAA
- a CDS encoding methyltransferase domain-containing protein, which produces MSRYTRDELVEIDGSPVVLNLGCGTDRRGVGIDVNYDTADISADLNEGIPVEDDAVDHIIIEHVLEHVENPSEILREMYRALHSNGTAIIEVPNAGWLPVRLYLTQDIHQFWAHKDPNKEGHWLARRLGNTDPDRTAHLTLWSKALLRDHLDRVGFQYEFVNSKHWSRNIRAKVSIPDE; this is translated from the coding sequence ATGAGTCGTTATACCAGAGATGAATTGGTTGAGATCGACGGCTCCCCGGTCGTTCTCAATCTAGGATGTGGTACCGATCGTCGTGGAGTGGGGATAGACGTTAACTATGATACTGCCGACATATCCGCAGATCTAAATGAAGGGATTCCTGTTGAGGATGACGCAGTCGACCATATAATTATTGAACATGTTCTGGAACATGTTGAGAATCCTTCTGAAATCCTGCGTGAAATGTATCGAGCTCTACACTCTAATGGGACAGCAATTATCGAAGTCCCGAATGCAGGCTGGCTTCCTGTTCGGCTCTATCTAACGCAAGATATCCACCAATTTTGGGCTCATAAGGATCCGAATAAGGAGGGACATTGGTTAGCACGACGACTGGGTAACACCGATCCGGACAGAACAGCACATCTAACACTCTGGAGCAAAGCGTTATTGAGAGACCATCTTGACCGGGTTGGTTTCCAATATGAGTTCGTAAATTCCAAACATTGGTCTCGGAATATCCGAGCCAAAGTTAGCATTCCCGATGAATGA